From the Bacillota bacterium genome, one window contains:
- a CDS encoding ferritin Dps family protein — translation MTKLHRDLQSFQGNFKLDRSGFDPKIPGHTTAHDMILRQPPRTAKDIGAGIGLPKEVRLEMGL, via the coding sequence ATGACGAAGCTGCATAGGGACCTGCAAAGTTTCCAAGGCAACTTCAAGTTGGACCGCAGTGGGTTCGACCCGAAAATCCCAGGCCACACCACCGCCCATGATATGATCCTCCGGCAGCCGCCACGTACCGCCAAGGACATTGGGGCGGGGATCGGTCTGCCGAAAGAAGTCCGTTTAGAGATGGGCCTTA
- the murJ gene encoding murein biosynthesis integral membrane protein MurJ, producing MSNRQVARNATIVMIGIFISRVLGLVRERAVAQVFGRTLETDAYFAAFAIPDLMYYLLVGGALSAAFIPVFTSYLAKDDEETAWHVASTFITVTVLLLLAFTIFGEIFAAKLAPLVAYDYSGSQLALLVRLMRIVFPAVLFTALAGLEMGVLNSYQHFTAPAVGPILYNLGIILGAYALGPRMGIYGMALGLVAGAFSNFAIQLPTMLKFSRAYRPNLDLRHPGIRQIGILMFPAMIGLSVNQLNLMIGQNLASGLVEGSITALRLANRLMQFPLGVFAMGISTAIFPLLTRLAATEARGELKRTYSLGLRTVLIITIPAAVGLFVLGEPIVRLLFETGEFTPQDTQATAFALFFYALSLPALSGIQLTSKMFYALYEPQVPVKIGILSIVVNTGLSLIFLRWTGLEHGGLALASTVATTINFVVYLFLLRQRLGSIDGTRIGSSVLKSIVASLVMGLVVYGTSNWVGNWVSVGTVRGKVLQVCLPMLVGVGVYGLFLLLFRMEELEFLLGALKRRRKQSAQGADQ from the coding sequence ATGTCGAATCGCCAGGTGGCCCGAAACGCCACCATTGTGATGATAGGGATTTTCATCAGCCGGGTGCTGGGTTTGGTGCGGGAGCGGGCGGTGGCTCAGGTCTTCGGTCGAACCCTGGAGACCGACGCCTATTTTGCTGCCTTTGCCATTCCCGATCTAATGTACTATCTGTTGGTGGGAGGCGCTTTGTCCGCAGCCTTCATTCCTGTCTTCACTTCCTACCTGGCTAAGGATGACGAAGAGACCGCCTGGCATGTGGCCAGCACCTTCATCACCGTTACGGTGCTCCTTCTTTTGGCCTTTACCATCTTTGGCGAGATCTTTGCCGCCAAACTGGCTCCATTGGTGGCCTACGACTACTCTGGTTCCCAACTGGCCTTGCTGGTCCGCTTGATGCGCATCGTCTTTCCCGCTGTACTCTTCACGGCCCTAGCAGGGCTGGAGATGGGGGTGCTGAATAGCTATCAGCATTTTACGGCCCCGGCGGTGGGTCCGATCCTATATAACCTGGGAATCATTTTGGGAGCTTACGCCCTAGGTCCCCGCATGGGGATCTATGGGATGGCCTTGGGCTTGGTGGCGGGGGCCTTCAGCAATTTCGCCATTCAACTGCCAACAATGTTGAAATTCAGCCGGGCTTATCGCCCGAATCTGGATCTGCGCCATCCGGGAATTCGCCAGATTGGGATTTTGATGTTCCCGGCCATGATCGGTCTATCGGTAAACCAGCTAAACCTGATGATTGGTCAGAACCTCGCCTCGGGGCTAGTGGAGGGGAGTATCACCGCTTTGCGGCTGGCCAACCGGCTTATGCAGTTTCCCTTGGGGGTTTTTGCCATGGGGATCTCCACCGCTATCTTTCCCTTGCTTACGCGCCTTGCGGCCACCGAGGCCCGCGGTGAGCTGAAACGCACCTACTCTTTGGGATTACGTACGGTGCTCATCATCACCATCCCCGCAGCGGTGGGACTTTTTGTCCTCGGGGAGCCCATCGTGCGTTTGCTTTTTGAGACCGGTGAGTTTACCCCTCAGGACACCCAGGCCACGGCCTTCGCCCTGTTTTTCTATGCCTTGTCCCTGCCGGCCCTTTCGGGGATTCAGCTGACCAGTAAGATGTTCTATGCCCTTTACGAACCCCAGGTGCCGGTGAAGATCGGGATTTTGTCGATTGTTGTGAATACGGGTTTAAGTCTGATCTTCCTACGTTGGACCGGGCTTGAGCACGGCGGTTTGGCCTTGGCCTCCACCGTGGCCACCACCATCAACTTCGTCGTATATCTCTTCCTGCTTCGCCAAAGGCTCGGTAGTATCGACGGTACCCGGATTGGGAGCAGTGTGCTCAAGTCCATCGTTGCTTCCCTTGTCATGGGTTTGGTGGTCTATGGGACCAGCAACTGGGTGGGCAACTGGGTTTCCGTAGGTACGGTCCGGGGGAAGGTGCTCCAGGTGTGTCTGCCGATGCTGGTGGGTGTGGGTGTTTACGGGCTGTTCTTACTGCTTTTTCGCATGGAGGAGTTGGAGTTTCTGCTCGGTGCCCTCAAAAGACGTAGGAAGCAGTCGGCCCAAGGGGCAGACCAGTAA
- a CDS encoding ABC transporter ATP-binding protein: MVAPRRKLPLQQAEDSKPTGLYTQLLNSSETLVSQCPTDLSLEGWYTEGAVLLTDERLITVKREGDTPVILLELPRDQIRELHVRHMYGNGILEARTKEKTIPVARFSRTHAKDADALALKFKPIGQEVSSPEEARKHPSEQEELTRCPKCNRALPPGSDVCLHCIDKGQTLRRLLHFAKPYRFQVAMLVILVLGITALQLVPPILTRTLIDRVFPEGNLNLLMQTIFILVATYVTINVLSAIRIRLSGWLGQHIIFDLRTAIYDHLQRLSLSYFEKRPTGAIMARVTSDTNQLQHFIVQVLPQTVVNITTLVGIGIVLFTMNLRLAFLALLPAPIVALLTLVFTRRLKNVYRRVWRRFSDLNALLGDTIPGIRVVKAFTTEESESARFAEQSDELMQQHIQASNFESFFYPGISLVMTTGVILVWLIGGRQLILNPAAAVSAGTLIAFINYMWQFYGPVQALCNLSGMIQQAVTSAERVFEVLDTQPESHAKTGGKVVERITGHIEFRHVHFRYESDEEVLSDINLTIEPGEMIGLVGSSGAGKSTIASLIPRFYDVSAGQLLIDGIDVRDYNLRSLRAQIGIVPQEPFLFTGTIAENIAYGLPNVSLEQIIVAAKAANAHRFIMEFTDAYDTVVGERGTGLSGGQKQRISIARAILKNPRILILDEATSAVDTETEKLIQEAIDNLVANRTTIAIAHRLSTLKNADRIVVVENGRIVEMGTHEELLAQKGIFSRLWQLQTEISKMKAV, encoded by the coding sequence ATGGTAGCGCCAAGGCGAAAATTACCCCTGCAACAGGCGGAGGATTCCAAACCCACTGGTCTGTATACACAATTGCTCAACTCTTCTGAAACCTTGGTCAGTCAGTGTCCCACCGATCTTTCCTTAGAGGGATGGTATACCGAGGGTGCGGTCTTACTCACTGACGAGCGGTTGATCACCGTGAAAAGAGAGGGCGACACACCGGTCATACTGCTGGAACTGCCCCGGGACCAGATCCGGGAGTTACACGTTCGGCACATGTACGGCAACGGCATATTGGAGGCAAGAACCAAAGAGAAAACCATCCCGGTGGCACGGTTTTCCCGCACCCACGCCAAGGACGCGGATGCGCTGGCCTTGAAATTCAAACCTATTGGACAGGAGGTAAGCAGCCCCGAGGAAGCGCGCAAACACCCTTCGGAACAGGAAGAGCTGACTCGTTGTCCCAAGTGTAACCGGGCCTTGCCTCCGGGGTCCGATGTATGTCTGCACTGTATCGACAAGGGACAGACTTTGCGCCGCTTACTTCACTTCGCCAAACCCTATAGATTTCAAGTGGCAATGCTAGTCATCCTGGTCCTCGGCATCACGGCCCTGCAACTGGTACCCCCGATCCTCACCAGAACTCTGATCGACCGGGTCTTCCCCGAGGGGAATCTGAACTTGCTCATGCAGACCATCTTCATTCTGGTGGCCACCTATGTGACCATCAACGTGTTATCTGCCATAAGGATCCGTCTTTCGGGCTGGCTGGGACAGCATATCATTTTCGACCTAAGGACTGCCATCTATGATCATCTGCAGCGGTTGAGCCTCAGCTATTTTGAAAAACGGCCCACCGGCGCAATCATGGCCCGGGTCACCAGCGACACCAACCAACTGCAGCATTTCATCGTCCAGGTGCTGCCTCAGACGGTGGTAAACATCACCACGCTGGTGGGAATCGGCATTGTGCTGTTCACCATGAATCTGCGCTTGGCCTTCTTAGCTTTGCTGCCAGCCCCCATCGTGGCCCTACTGACCCTGGTCTTCACCCGCCGATTGAAAAACGTCTACCGACGTGTATGGCGGCGGTTCAGCGATCTGAACGCCCTTTTGGGGGATACCATCCCGGGAATTCGGGTGGTCAAGGCCTTCACTACCGAGGAGAGCGAATCAGCAAGGTTTGCGGAGCAGAGCGATGAGCTGATGCAACAGCACATCCAGGCTTCCAACTTTGAAAGTTTCTTTTATCCCGGCATCTCCTTGGTGATGACCACCGGCGTAATCCTGGTTTGGCTCATCGGCGGTCGCCAACTGATTTTAAACCCGGCCGCCGCGGTGAGTGCAGGAACGTTAATTGCCTTCATCAACTACATGTGGCAATTCTACGGTCCAGTGCAGGCCTTGTGCAACCTAAGCGGCATGATCCAACAGGCAGTGACTTCTGCCGAGCGGGTATTCGAAGTACTGGACACCCAGCCCGAGTCCCACGCGAAGACCGGCGGAAAGGTCGTGGAGCGGATAACGGGGCATATCGAGTTTCGCCACGTCCATTTCCGTTATGAGTCCGATGAAGAGGTGCTGTCGGATATCAATCTCACCATCGAACCGGGAGAGATGATTGGCCTTGTGGGCTCCAGCGGCGCCGGGAAATCAACCATTGCCAGTCTCATCCCCCGCTTCTACGATGTCAGTGCGGGACAACTGCTCATCGACGGCATCGATGTGCGGGATTATAACCTGCGGAGTCTGCGGGCCCAAATCGGGATCGTCCCCCAGGAACCCTTCCTATTCACCGGGACCATCGCCGAGAACATCGCGTATGGTCTGCCCAATGTCTCTCTGGAGCAGATCATCGTGGCGGCCAAGGCCGCCAATGCCCACAGGTTCATCATGGAGTTTACCGACGCCTACGATACTGTCGTAGGCGAACGGGGTACGGGGCTTTCGGGAGGTCAGAAGCAAAGGATCTCCATCGCCCGGGCCATATTGAAAAACCCGCGGATTTTAATCCTTGACGAAGCCACCTCCGCGGTGGATACTGAAACTGAAAAATTAATCCAAGAAGCCATTGACAATCTGGTGGCCAACCGGACCACCATAGCCATCGCCCATCGCCTTAGCACTTTGAAGAATGCGGACCGGATCGTGGTGGTGGAAAACGGCCGCATCGTGGAGATGGGCACCCATGAAGAGCTATTAGCTCAAAAAGGTATTTTCAGCCGTCTGTGGCAGTTGCAGACGGAGATTTCAAAAATGAAGGCGGTGTAA
- a CDS encoding DUF1854 domain-containing protein: MQTSLEAKEEQVSRLSPQEISLTKNDQGEIKMEVRGTVFSNVEIFRPFPLNDELTTMVAFRDAGTKQEIGILPNYEELDPVSRQIVAEELDTFYFIPKIKRIYHIGEEFGVLTWQVETDRGSHTFEVRGRYNLRRYSKWRLIIKDVDGNRYEIPNLNELDKHSRSLLEAHM, translated from the coding sequence ATGCAAACCAGCTTAGAAGCGAAAGAGGAACAAGTAAGTAGGTTATCGCCCCAGGAGATCAGTCTCACCAAAAACGATCAGGGTGAGATCAAGATGGAGGTCAGGGGCACCGTATTCTCTAATGTGGAGATCTTCCGGCCGTTTCCTTTGAACGACGAACTTACTACCATGGTGGCCTTTCGGGATGCAGGCACAAAGCAGGAAATCGGGATCCTACCCAACTATGAAGAGCTAGATCCTGTCTCACGTCAGATCGTGGCCGAAGAACTGGACACCTTCTACTTCATCCCCAAGATCAAGCGGATTTACCACATCGGTGAGGAGTTTGGTGTCCTCACTTGGCAAGTGGAAACCGATCGGGGCAGTCACACCTTTGAAGTCCGCGGCAGGTATAACCTACGCCGTTACTCAAAGTGGCGGCTCATCATCAAGGACGTAGACGGCAACCGCTACGAGATTCCGAACCTAAATGAATTAGATAAACACAGTCGTTCATTGCTAGAAGCGCATATGTAA